A single region of the Brienomyrus brachyistius isolate T26 chromosome 10, BBRACH_0.4, whole genome shotgun sequence genome encodes:
- the atoh1b gene encoding protein atonal homolog 1b: MTAEKKSILSWPEGSIHDCHIDKFQFAEISRLSHNDSRSWLNPAFQAASAVHAYMSPEGPVSTVYGHGSVEVQIENLISRNKLSDSVAMNENDYDKLKGELKQTSAPQKHRRVAANARERRRMHGLNRAFDKLRSVIPSLENEKKLSKYDTLQMAQIYITELSELLEGVGKPDRRSSSAEHSMLGNQGKRAELPPCLPDSVLGSSIKYPVESAQRPLRLLSEPRDINASVGHLIILSTTKSDLSIDNKKVASSNGSDGESSHFSDCEDANSDRH, encoded by the coding sequence atgacAGCCGAAAAGAAATCGATTTTGAGCTGGCCAGAGGGAAGCATCCACGACTGCCACATAGACAAATTTCAGTTTGCTGAAATATCAAGGTTATCACATAATGATTCTCGCAGTTGGCTGAACCCCGCTTTTCAAGCAGCGAGTGCCGTTCATGCATATATGTCACCGGAGGGCCCAGTATCCACTGTTTACGGGCATGGCTCTGTGGAAGTACAGATTGAAAATTTAATATCACGGAATAAGTTATCGGACAGTGTTGCCATGAATGAAAATGACTACGATAAACTAAAAGGGGAACTTAAGCAAACTTCTGCTCCGCAGAAGCACAGACGCGTGGCTGCAAATGcaagggagaggaggaggatgcACGGACTGAACAGGGCTTTTGACAAGCTGAGAAGTGTCATACCCTCACTTGAAAACGAGAAGAAGTTGTCCAAGTATGATACTCTTCAAATGGCACAGATTTATATAACGGAATTGTCAGAACTTTTGGAAGGTGTTGGGAAACCGGATCGTAGAAGCTCCAGCGCAGAACACAGCATGCTTGGAAATCAGGGTAAGAGAGCGGAACTGCCGCCCTGTTTGCCCGACAGCGTTTTGGGCAGCAGCATTAAGTACCCGGTGGAATCCGCGCAGCGCCCGCTGCGGTTGTTAAGCGAGCCTCGAGATATTAACGCGTCTGTCGGACATCTGATCATTCTGTCTACAACAAAATCGGACTTGTCGATCGACAACAAGAAGGTGGCATCTTCCAACGGCAGCGACGGGGAATCATCGCATTTCAGTGACTGTGAGGATGCTAACTCGGACAGGCATTGA
- the dok3 gene encoding docking protein 3 — MEVPAKEGALYLQVVKFGKKNWKRIWMMLFPASSSGIGRVELYVVRDGQMKPGIWKAGRRVIRLADCLSICPALEESCPPDHMAFYLNTTQRTYALAAESHEDWVSRLCQLAFQWNDGNQKWSRKEEMLMEENELYSSWKTVQYKVTIQRTEAAVRCNLSGSYLLSLSNDAISLLDPVTSQTIYDWPYPFLRRYGQDKDTITIEAGRRCHSGEGHFTFLSKDVAQIYKSIEEVITSHSATSAEPKASSKPPTTKASGKTRDQMDSLPSCPDKTLPAVSPRNVVLPDVTGKLPPQQASYPQAIPETMEYSVLQIPTGDRQSYTVLRTKNEQEWLIEEAKSDWEEEERLCSLESICLDDTIDDAFTKRPPLNYKAAGCLDEGDLEKCSSSECQNSVANSQSTGRKENSEEGSASHLSQTTPIVTTTEIPVDFKERLSNILFKDLAKVQAPLCIKYTDTAKTFCYQDKVKEELGN; from the exons ATGGAAGTTCCAGCTAAAGAGGGCGCCCTGTATCTTCAGGTTGTCAAATTCGGCAAG AAGAACTGGAAGAGGATCTGGATGATGCTGTTCCCCGCCAGCTCCTCAGGCATCGGCCGAGTGGAGCTGTATGTCGTGCGAGACGGCCAGATGAAACCGGGGATCTGgaaggcaggcaggagggtgatcCGGCTGGCCGACTGCCTCAGTATTTGCCCCGCACTGGAAGAAAGCTGCCCCCCAGACCACATGGCCTTCTACCTGAACACCACCCAGCGCACTTACGCATTAGCCGCCGAGTCCCACGAGGACTGGGTCTCCAGGCTCTGCCAGCTAGCATTCCAG TGGAATGACGGAAACCAGAAGTGGAGCAGAAAAGAGGAAATGCTGATGGAGGAGAATGAATTATACTCTTCATGGAAAACAG TCCAGTACAAAGTCACCATCCAGAGGACAGAAGCAGCAGTGCGGTGTAATCTTTCAGGATCCTATCTGCTGTCCCTCAGCAATGACGCAATTTCCTTACTGGACCCCGTGACATCACAAACTATCTATGATTGGCCGTATCCATTTCTTAGGCGTTATGGCCAAGACAAG GATACAATCACTATAGAGGCTGGACGGCGATGTCACTCAGGGGAAGGTCACTTCACATTTTTGTCCAAAGACGTGGCACAGATCTACAAGAGCATCGAAGAAGTCATCACCAGCCACAGTGCCACCAGTGCGGAACCAAAGGCCAGCTCTAAACCCCCCACTACCAAAGCTTCTGGCAAGACGAGAGACCAGATGGATTCCCTGCCCAGTTGTCCAGACAAAACCCTTCCTGCAGTATCACCTAGAAACGTCGTACTTCCAGACGTCACTGGCAAACTTCCTCCGcaacaagccagttatccccaAGCTATCCCCGAGACAATGGAGTACTCTGTTTTACAAATACCCACTGGAGACAGACAGTCATACACAGTCCTGAGGACAAAAAACGAACAAGAGTGGCTGATAGAAGAGGCCAAAAGTGactgggaggaggaggagagacttTGCTCCCTTGAGAGCATTTGCCTTGACGACACAATCGATGATGCATTTACAAAAAGACCTCCTCTGAATTACAAAGCAGCGGGCTGCTTGGATGAAGGAGACCTGGAAAAGTGCAGCAGCTCAGAGTGTCAGAATTCTGTGGCAAACTCCCAATCAACTGGCAGAAAGGAGAACTCGGAGGAGGGCAGCGCGAGTCATTTAAGTCAAACCACACCCATTGTCACCACCACTGAGATCCCTGTTGATTTCAAGGAAAGGCTCTCAAACATCCTATTCAAGGATCTGGCAAAGGTCCAGGCGCCACTCTGCATTAAGTACACTGACACAGCCAAGACATTTTGTTATCAAGACAAGGTGAAGGAAGAACTGGGTAACTAA